A window of Mastomys coucha isolate ucsf_1 unplaced genomic scaffold, UCSF_Mcou_1 pScaffold1, whole genome shotgun sequence genomic DNA:
ttcccacagaagTAGAAACACTGTAAGTTTAACACATCCTCTTAATGAAGCACTGGGAGGAGTACAAATCAGTGGTTTGACCTCTGCAAGGGCAGTTAGCACCATTGCACCCAGCAAGAGGCACATCCTTCGACTGAGGCACTTCACTTACACGTGACATATAGGATAAAAAAATTTGATTATAAGATGCCTTATTCAACATCTACATGATTTAGAAAATGAGGAAACAATACCACCTATCAGTAAGAACTAACTAAGTTGTATACACATTCATAGTAATTTACTATGCTCTATAttgaaaagaacaggaagagaaaggatggtgactcttgggctggagagatggctcagtgattaagagcacttgctgctcttccagaggactgtgGAAATAAATACGTGGCTGCCTGGATTAATAAAATCAGGTATAAccactttatttatatttatataatctatattataaactaatatacaatataatatacaaTGTGAGAGAGAAATACACCCAAATGTAGAATACTGTATTAATGAGGGACAAGAATAAGCTTTAGTATGTATAGCTCtattaatatgtatacatatttatataatgtaatattatatatataagtagCATTGGTATATATATTAAATTGGTAGAATATCAGTAATATATATTCCGCCCTCACATATGGCTACATGCCAGacgagggcaccagatctcattatagatggttgtgaaacatgtagttgctgggaattgaattcaggacctctggaagagcagccagtcagGTCTTAGactctgacccatctctccagcccatggaagCAGTAATTTTGAGAatcaagagaaaaacatttaaaattttaattttaggacCCAAAGGAGTAATACATGATTGGAGAAAGTTTAAATTAGAAAGTGAAGATGGTGATTCAATTCCACCCGGCAAGAAGGAAATCCTCAGACAAATGTCCTCTCCTCAGAGCAGAGATGACAAAGactcaaaagaaagaatgagcagAAAGGTAAGACAAGAAAAGACTGGTTATGAGTTCTGTATTACCTAATCTAAGTCACTCAAGAGAATCACTTTAGACTATTATGAAATGCTTTCCTTGTAGTATAAAATGAATACTGTCATCAAGGTATTCTATACTAAGAAACACATGTGGGAATAAAAAGAATGGATTATGAATATATGAACTGCTGTAGAGGAAgtttagaaaaatgagaaaacaagatatagaattttaaattatatgaacTATTCCATTCTCTAGGGCAACAAAAGACACTGTGGTGTTCCTTGCCTTCTGCGTGATTATAGGCACGTTAATCTGTGTGCAGAGAAGTACAGAGACATTCGCTGGGTTGAGGATATTCATAGCTTAGAAGAACAGGATTGCctaggaagagagggaaggagatgggCAGAAGCAGCTCAATGCTACAAAAGACAGCACTGCAAGAGTCTtagttatgcatgtgtgtgtctgtgtcataaAGAGACAGAGTCAAAGAGGGCCTCTAAAATGTTGATGGAGATCAATGGAACATTAAATTGGTAgaatatcaatatttttatttagtccATTTTTAAAGCTCCGTGTGTCCTATTTATATGACAAGATTAATGATGACAATAAAGGAAGCAATTAAGAGATTTTCATTTGTGGGAGATCACTCCAGTGCACTATTTACCACCAAATCTGTTTGTATTGGGAGTATACTGAGTTATGAGACCATGAACAGACATGTGCCTTGGTGGATGCTTCAGACCATGATAATGATCTTCAGTATAATGGTGTGATGCGTGGAAGACAGAAGTTGGCTCTTTCTCTGAGTAATCATAAGTATGGATGAGATCATCACGTTTTCCAAACTGAGGAGCTGTGATaatgtcttcatttgttttaaacagattatgaaggggaaataaattttaaaactgttttaaaacaaaattaaaattagtatTAAGTCTGAGTTGTTAGTATTAAAGATTTTGTTTCTGAAGTTGGTGAATGActtatggataggccatcttaatacatacaccatttcttaaatgatgtaacctgttctctatgtgctgagaataaaatcactcactcaagtcaaaaagctttgaccatagcaggaagtctgtatccaaaaatcgtgcctacaattcattccttgcacagcagaactgtcaactctcagcttagctatgatggaggtaaaaatcctttggtgatgtgatggtcattgaagtacagccttattacaatgaaatccaaggtctaaaaattgttcttattttgggcttgtaccacagtaagagacaagattttaaactctactaaatacaaaacaaacaaaaaaaaactttatatatttatgttcatttaagaaaaatactagcagtgatgtattattttgaaatatacagttaatatgtttggagttatttaaaatttatattgagaaaaatgtattttcactattgctgtagatgagcatctacataagactgttaaattgattgttgttttatatcaaacaacttttataatactcatttttattgttataatattttataaattttaaggaatatgagaaaaagatattgtaggtattgaaggggggtctctgggaggaattggggtacaaaagggaaacaagaatgtgatttaattctatttatttaaaatatgtttttaaatgttaacaaatttcagataaattgaaatcatgtaacttttctcatcataatgcaataaaagttaaaagaaaaaagaaaaagaaaaaaaagattttgtttctgGCTAAACTTCAGAAATGTGCCTGTATGCCTAGGTATGTATGCCTCCATGTATAAACAGAGCAACTTCTGATAGAAATGCTCAAATGTATCTCCAAATTAATATGCATGAGGCGTGGTTGCTTGAACTAGCAGAACTATGAGGGCAGCTTACAAATTATGcaaaacatttaataattttagGCTTAAAAGAGTGAAATTGAGATGATAATATTAACACAAAGAAACTATTAGAATAGGAAAGAGACTATTAGAATAGAAAGAAACTATTAGaataggtatggtggcacatggtggcactggggaggttgaggtaggaggaccttgagttctaggctagcctgggctacagaggaagaccatatcaaaagagagagagagatgaaagacaaaggaagaaagcaggaaggagggtggattgggaaggaggaagaactgGGAATATTCGGAAAACATacaagaggcagaaacaagtaATATAAAAGAGTCAGCAGATGCAGTTCAAGAGGATGCCACAGGGGACTACCACCTTTAGGCTCCCAGATGCTACCTTCCAAGTTTCTGGGCCACTCCACACCTATAGTGAGCCTTATGACACTAGACTGCACCACTCCTTTATGTCTGTTTTATTCTTGGTTGACAGTAAGAGGTAATTAATTGACtatcaaatatattaataatggAGTCCATATTATGAAAGGGTATTAAGATAATTTGATGTTCTAACCACAACAGAATGTAGCCCGGTGGTAAGGAATAACCTAAAGGGCTTGTTAAAACACAAACAACTCAGTCTCACCCATATGGGTTCTGCATTAGCAGATCTGGGTAGTGTCtataatcaggaaaaaaaaaaactgctaacACTGagcactaattaattaattagttaatcaaatatataatacaaGCTCCAACGGTACTTATTTCAATGaagataaaaacagaataaagaaagtgtAGAGTAAGGGTCCTGGAAGTGGCCTTTGAGCCAGTGCTTAAAGGAGAAGGCTATGTTAGAAGCAGGGAGGGCGTGGTCTAAGCAGAGAAGTCAACAAGTAAAAGCTTCTAGACCTGAGAATGAGTTTGATGCATCTCAAGATGAAACATTCCTCACTGAATTATCTCTGTTATTTCTTTTATGCGTTCTCAGATGAGCATTCAAGAATATGAACTAATTCATCAAGACAAAGAAGATAAGAGTTGCCTTCGCAAATACCGTAGACAGTGCATGCAGGATATGCATCAGAAGCTGAGTTTTGGGCCTAGGTATGGGTTTGTGTATGAGCTGGAAACAGGGGAGCAGTTCCTGGAAACCATCGAGAAGGAGCAGAAGGTCACCACAATCGTGGTGAACATTTACGAGGATGGCGTCAGGGGCTGCGATGCACTCAACAGCAGCTTAGCCTGCCTCGCAGCGGAGTACCCAATGGTTAAGTTCTGTAAAATAAGAGCTTCTAATACTGGAGCTGGGGACCGCTTTTCCTCAGACGTACTCCCTACCTTGCTCGTGTACAAAGGTGGGGAACTGATAAGCAATTTTATTAGTGTTGCTGAACAATTTGCTGAAGAATTTTTTGCTGCAGATGTGGAGTCTTTCCTAAATGAATATGGATTACTACCAGAAAGAGAGATACATGACCTAGAACAAACCAACATGGAAGACGAAGACATTGAATAAGCATTTCATAACGTCAGTATCTCGTGTCTATCCTTTACACAGTGAACACTGATTTTTTTGGTAGTATCTATATTCCTTTAGCAAACACTAAATATGGCCATGGCTATTCAAATTTGGAGGGAAAGACactaaaattatgtaaatagcATTTTTAGTGCTGATTATTCAAATTGAGGTAATATTTACTGCAGAAAATATTGTGGTTCTTAGCAAATAACTAGTaaacagaggaggagagaaatgtCAATCTTAGGTCATTGTAAAATCCCTGTCAAGTTCTTTTTACTCCTCATTTTTCCCTTGGCATTTTTATTTGGACTTTTGAAGTGGAATACTACTTATGAATTGGTTTGTACGATAAGAATAAAATCCTACGAAGAAACAAACAGCCTGTGAGTCAAGTACTTAAAAACTTCACAAAGCTCAAAATGTTACAATGGTTTCATTTATTAGCCTCCAATAACCACAAATCTGTATCTGaaaagtattgtttttatttttaaagcaatgcaACCAGatgcagagaagaaaagtaagatttttgctttcatttttcttgaaaatatttgcaagtttgtccaaaaaaaaaaaaaaaaaaaaaaaaaaaagccaggcagaccTACCACTCACATCTCTGGTTTTCTTTAAAGTGGCAACTCTTAAAGGAGGTATCTAAAACAACCTACAATTCCTGTTCCTCATTTCTTTTACATCATACTGGTGGACTCTGCCAAGCAATTTAAGTACAGCTGAAATCTCTTATCAAGTTTATTGGACAACTTTTAGTTCATATTGTATTCAACTTTCCATAAACCCACATCAGAGGGAACTCTTCCCTTTGGTtacttcctctggcttctgtcaaCATACTGACACACCTCTCCTATGCAACCGCCATTTCCTCTAAAGTCTTCTTGACTTCTCTAAGTACTTAGACTAGGTCAACTCTTGGACTGACGTCTCCACCTTTATTTACACTCTGCAATCTTGTATATCaagtagaggaaggaaaaaaagcagagaatAGTAAAGaggactggtaagatggctcagcggttaagagcactgactgctcttttggaggtcacgagttcaaaccccagcaaccacatgttggctcataaccatctcctaatgagaaacaaataaagaacctatgggccagagcaagcaggcccGGAGGGAGCAGGAgctggggccagagcaagagggagaaagggaagggggaaaataatttttaaaaagtctgccttctttttcttttctattctttttttaaaaatgatttatttattttttattataaatctaAAATCTCAATAGAATAGCTATAGATTGGCATTAATTCCATGGACTGGAAGGAAAGCCTTAAAGGCGGAAGCGGCAGGACCTCCAGTGTCTCACAGGCAGACTGCCAGACACAGGAGAGGAGATCTGTCATGCTTCCTTGGAAGAAAGAGCCACCAACCATGTGAGATGGGGGGAAGGGGGTAGTAGCCATTGGCCACTTCTCTGACTGGGCCTGGGGTAACAGGCTggagattagaaacacaactaagctgagggcaggtTTAGTGTGCTGAGCTAAGACTAAAGACTAAGACTAAGACTAAAGCTGAGGGAAGATTTAGAGGTGGTGAGCTGGGAGCAAAAAGAAGGGCATGGTAGCGGAAGGAAGGCTTAGAGAAACCTGGGCATTGAGCTAAAGCATATTTAGAttaagtaaatgtgtgtgtgtgtgtgtgtgtgtgt
This region includes:
- the Pdc gene encoding phosducin isoform X1, coding for MEEAASQSLEEDFEGQATHTGPKGVIHDWRKFKLESEDGDSIPPGKKEILRQMSSPQSRDDKDSKERMSRKMSIQEYELIHQDKEDKSCLRKYRRQCMQDMHQKLSFGPRYGFVYELETGEQFLETIEKEQKVTTIVVNIYEDGVRGCDALNSSLACLAAEYPMVKFCKIRASNTGAGDRFSSDVLPTLLVYKGGELISNFISVAEQFAEEFFAADVESFLNEYGLLPEREIHDLEQTNMEDEDIE
- the Pdc gene encoding phosducin isoform X2, yielding MSSPQSRDDKDSKERMSRKMSIQEYELIHQDKEDKSCLRKYRRQCMQDMHQKLSFGPRYGFVYELETGEQFLETIEKEQKVTTIVVNIYEDGVRGCDALNSSLACLAAEYPMVKFCKIRASNTGAGDRFSSDVLPTLLVYKGGELISNFISVAEQFAEEFFAADVESFLNEYGLLPEREIHDLEQTNMEDEDIE